gttattttcttcCCGGAATTAGGGTGCGGTTGAATGCCCCCTCTCCCCCTCCCAACTATACTTAACCCCAATTTCCTTGTTCTAGATTTATAGATAACGGATGAGCTATAGTTTCTGAATTTGTGataaattcttgaaaagattTGGTGAATATTCAGAAAGGGACAACCTACTTCAATACAATCCAACATTTTCTCTAAGTATAAGGAGGTAAATTTGTACTTTTTGTAGCACGATTATAATCAAAAACATTATTCCCTAACTATCTGTAAACACAGTTACTAGATCTAGTCTTGCTcacaggtgcgatagggagaagccgatCCTCCTCGGGTGAAtagggtttagctcatggggtgcagctcaaatgaagggggtcctttcgccaaccgtttaaaagtgaaggaaatccCTTCCCTAACCCTTCCTATGGTCTTGCTTGCTTCACAGTTTAGGTTTGTTCTATTGTAGCGAGTAGTAATTGTAGCGAAGTTGTGCCGTGCAGTTTTTAATATACGGATTTGTTGCATCTATTATTTTAAGGATAAGAAAAACGGCTCAGATTCACGCGAAGGCTCATGTGATCGTAGCGAATGCGCCTTACAAAAGACATGCTCATTGTGTCTTATTCCGGGGTATGTTCGTCGAGTTCTCCTTGCTTTATAAGTAATAATGGATAAGCGTAATATTAGGTTGTCACTTCTTTTAGtcgtcaatttttcaaatattacagATTCGACGAAGATTTAGTTTCTAACTGATAGTGCGCTTAGACTCGTTCTTTAATTTTACAGTTGTAATTTTCAGTTGTTTGAAAACACTCACTGACGCATGTGGAAAGAATTTCTATCACTTGACGAAGAGCGAGCATGTGTGCGGTCCTTGCTATGACGAGATCTGGATGACGTGAGTTATTCGCATTCGGTCTATTGATAGAAGTACAACGAGGAGGACCCACTAGGTTTGCACAAAAGTGGATCACTCTAATATTTCAGTGAGacataaagttaaaggataaagttcctggcgttaatcaatccgcttgagatgcgcccccacgttcacttcaattcagaatcgtttgaggtttacgaacgtgtatctggcctatacaatgacttgcggtggctagccgatgtgtcaagtcagtgctttttatcctcccagacaagtctggtaccaatttgtcgaccccggagggatgaagggcttggtgggcactagggcggattcgaacctccgatcaattgTGCAGTTTGTgcaacctctaaccgctacactacacccgccccttcaGTGAGACatactttgaaatatttggaacTAGGAAATGATGGTGGGAAGTTAGAAAGGTAAGCGTCGGCGAACGTGAGGAACGGAACAAAATGGGAAGTTCCTTTTCAGATGGGAAAAGACGGAATTTCTCTCTAGGGTATCCCCTAAAACACTTAAGTTACCGACTCTCTGATAGTGACTTTCGATGGGTCCCGATAATCCCTAAATTATGGCAaacatttggtttttttttgcatctggAGTACAGCGGTAGTGGAGCCGTagcaaaatcttcaaattctCGTTGTTCTGTTCTTATCTTCAGGTTTTAAAGAGAAAGTGTTGTAGGGGACATATTCATGCCCAACACTTCTCCGATTGGAAGGTAGCATGGTGCAAAATGAGTCGCTGCTTTCCTACGCCGAGATTTTTCGTTCAGGTCCATTTCTAAGCTTTTCAACACCTTCTATTCTAACTGAGTTAAAGTTCAGGATCAACTGCTTCCTTATTGGTTAGAGTGTTCGAAATGCCACAAGTTTCGTAAATATGATTCCGAACCTATGAAAGCGATTTCGACCTCTGACATTAGGAACTTCTGCTGTACAGACTGTAGTGCCTCAGAAGATAGGGTATTGTGGAAACTTTTAAacagtagtttttctttatcttgTGGATTTATTGATCTATACaccagagtttttttttgtagcttgCCACAGATGCTCGTCATCCGAACTGGATTCTTTCTGCTACGGTTGCTCCTTTGTTGCATAATTCGCCATCTTTATATTATTTGCGCGATCATTACTATCTCGATGAAGTTGGAGTGAGCCCTGCTGTTGCCAACTATTCTACCGATATCAGTGAGTTTTTGCAAGTGTTTTAAATTAAAGATGTCTCAAATTATCCTGCTTGTTATTCTTTACCATTTAAGCCGCAAACTTTGAAACGAAGGCGGCTGCCAGATGCAGTTCAGATATAGCATTTATCTTTCTCGAACGTTTCCGTTTAATATAGTAGTTTTGTTTCCActgtttctggattctttttaGCCGTCCCTTCTTCATCGTTCATGTCACCTTTCCACATACCTGAGGAACCAATGGCTTTTTGCGTTCGACCGGACGTGATGGAGTATGATGAGATGGTGGGATTCGCCTTGTTTTCAAAAGTGTTTAGCTAtatgttcttactttcttaCCTTTTTGTTCTTACCTACATTTCAGAAACGCTTTCCACAGTACTCCGCTGAGCCTATTATTTATCTGGGTCTTCGTAATCTTGTCATAACTTTATGGAATATGAATCCATTTGTAAGTTTCAGTGAAGACAAAAACTTCTTCTGCTCTGAGCTtgtaattttatgtttttaggAATACCTCACATATGATCACTGTAAGATCTACTTGATATCGAGAGGTCTATGTCGTGTCTGGCAAATACAGGAATTGAAAAGAATCTATGACTACCTCAATGTGAAATGCATTATAAATATTGGACTTTTACATATTCAGCCACCACTAGAGATAAAGAACaaggtttatttttgttgcttaAGGCACTTTAAAGAACTTCCgcaaattataaataattagaACAGCAAATGAAAGCTGTTGAACTACTTGCAGAGACggcactttattttattttattttattttttgatgctAGCATTACCACTTATTGAAATGTGtagagaaaagaatgaatcGGTTTGGGGATCTGCCTTTCTTCCTCTGCAGAACTTTTGTTTGACCTATTCTTGGCTCTGAAACAAATGCATGCTAGACGTAAAGTCTTTGTCTCACACCAGTATGCGCGTGTACCACTTTATTTGCAGCGTTCATCAAGTGTACTGATCATTGGTGCAGGAATAAGTGGACTGGCGGCTGCACGTCAACTTCGAGCTCTTGGGAATAAAGTGACTGTTCTCGAGGCGAAGGACATGCCAGGTGGACGGATGCAGGTATGTTAGCAAGCATTCAGCCGCACTGATAATCTATTCCTAAGCACAATCCGTATCTTAGGACGATCTAAGCCTAGGAATTCCAGTCGGTTGCGGTGCACAGCTAATCACTGGCATGATGAACAACCCAATCGTTATCATGTGTCATCAAGTAGGTCATTCTAAAATAATTGACCTTCAGCGGTCCGATAAATCTGCATATTCgttgttttaattttcaggCCAACATCAGGTATCGTCCGCTCCACCGTGAATGCGCTATGATGGACTCAGCCGTGGGAAAAGTTTTGAATCATAAGGTTTGTACGGCTAGCTAaccattctattttttcctctgatGAGATTGAATTTAATCAAACATTACGAGTAACGACTGGTACCTCAAGGTTTCAGTCTGTTAGCAAATTCACAATTTGAACATATCACAGGTGGACAGGATTGCCGAGGAACATTGGAACTGCATACACGATATCCTAGGACATTGGCGGTCCCACACGAAAGGTCCCGATCGAAGCCTTATGGGTTAGTTTAGTGATGTATCGGACAGAAAAGGTGTatagaagtaaacaaatatatgAACTAATGcgatttttctaaataaaactTGAAGGAGAACTAAATACATATGACTagatatcgtttttttttttggatgacaGTTTTTCATTCGTTTGTTACTCGTTCGATTCTCGAAGTATTGTTGTCTACTTTCTAGTTGGGGATGTTTGTTTACCAGATAGATGTCTTCTGCAAAATGTAGCGCTGTTGACTTTGGGTAGCGAATCCATTTCTATAGGGCTATAGGATTTTGGTGTAATTCAAAGATAGTATTGGTCATATTAATCCGAATTGCGGATTTTTGGTTGCAATTAACTGCATAGCATTCAAATGTACTTTCAAGTCATTCGTCAGCTACGGCCTGAAAAATCTGCTCTAGGATCTTATCGCAAGTGTGATACGCATACGTGATACGAGGATAGCCATCTGCAGCAGATTAGATTTCTTAAGTTAATTTATCTGCCTGCGAATTGCTACACTTTCACTTGTGTTTGCACACATGAAATACTTACACTTTACACAACCGGTCCTCGCTCCAATTGATGTGTTCGACAGGGTGattgaaagtaaagaaaaatatctgcAGATCTCCATTTtctaaaacttttaaaatttttctgtcATTATCTAGATAATAGTTTTCTTTACCTGTCATAATTATATATTGCTTGCTAAGTAGCTAAAAGTACTGTGGCTCATCTACACACGTGATCTGCGTTATAGTTATCTGCCATCTTGAAATGTAACTCTTCATGTGTTTGCATTCTGTATGAGCAGCATTTTGCGCGAACTGCCCTTAGTTTTTCGTGGCAGCAGTCGTTGCAAAACTGTTCACAGAACCGAAGTTTTATTTGATCAGCCCGGAGTTCtgtcaaaaatgaaataaacgatAATAAGGTAATAGATCGAAGCActgcttttcatttttgatgtgTAACCATTATTTTAGCCTCAGATGTCCATTGCAACGTCGAATTGTACATTTTCATATTACAAGAGCGCCATTAGCCTAGGTCATAAAACTTTTCCTTTCTAGTCTATTTCGTCACTTAGCGGCTCTTAATTTTTAGCATTATGTCTTGACAGTATAGGattcctgaaatattttcttggcTGTTAAATCATTTAGATTGTTCCTTAAATAAGCTTGTCTGATGATCGTCCTGACGTCTTTTGTGCATATGCCATGAGCTGACTTTTTATAGAAATCTCTTTTTGTAACTCAATAGAGGTAAAGCACGGTTACATGTTTAGGTCTCGTAGTTTATCTCAacataatttatttacttaggAGAACTACAGAGAAATCCAGTCCTATTTTTTCTCGTCAAACGTGAC
This window of the Necator americanus strain Aroian chromosome III, whole genome shotgun sequence genome carries:
- a CDS encoding hypothetical protein (NECATOR_CHRIII.G12169.T1) translates to MATSKEDDEGSPTETCTDGGSHRKSESLRSQKYIKSEPVDDYEEYSDSAPPSPRVRYKRQCAEVAIKRIKLDMQPGQSDSTKDKKNGSDSREGSCDRSECALQKTCSLCLIPGCLKTLTDACGKNFYHLTKSEHVCGPCYDEIWMTGHIHAQHFSDWKVAWCKMSRCFPTPRFFVQDQLLPYWLECSKCHKFRKYDSEPMKAISTSDIRNFCCTDCSASEDRLATDARHPNWILSATVAPLLHNSPSLYYLRDHYYLDEVGVSPAVANYSTDITVPSSSFMSPFHIPEEPMAFCVRPDVMEYDEMKRFPQYSAEPIIYLGLRNLVITLWNMNPFEYLTYDHCKIYLISRGLCRVWQIQELKRIYDYLNVKCIINIGLLHIQPPLEIKNKRSSSVLIIGAGISGLAAARQLRALGNKVTVLEAKDMPGGRMQSVAVHS
- a CDS encoding hypothetical protein (NECATOR_CHRIII.G12169.T2), with amino-acid sequence MCHQANIRYRPLHRECAMMDSAVGKVLNHKVDRIAEEHWNCIHDILGHWRSHTKGPDRSLMGRKWRYRVVLNHVQERQALISSW